One region of Tamandua tetradactyla isolate mTamTet1 chromosome 6, mTamTet1.pri, whole genome shotgun sequence genomic DNA includes:
- the CHRNE gene encoding acetylcholine receptor subunit epsilon isoform X3: MGTRSLIQETDAEKHAASETDTQGGRDLCSPGGDKPPSSSFISNEHLTPTPSADRGEGKNEELRLYHHLFDNYDPQSRPVRGPEDTVTISLKVTLTNLISLNEKEETLTTSVWIGIDWLDYRLNYSKEDFGGIDALRVPPEYVWLPEIVLENNIDGQFGVAYDANVLVFEGGYVSWLPPAIYRSTCAVEVTYFPFDWQNCSLVFRSQTYNAEEVEFIFAADDAGETINNILIDTEAYTENGEWAIDFCPGVILERDSADGPGHTDVIYMLIIRRKPLFYVINIIVPCVLISGLVLLAYFLPAQAGGQKCTVSINVLLAQTVFLFLIAQKIPETSLSVPLLGRYLMFVMVVATLIVMNCVIVLNVSLRTPTTHAPSPRLRHVFLELLPRLLGSGPPPEAPKPSSPPRRVSSVGILLRAEELILKKPRSELVFEGQSCSLPEPERRRPRNPLLCRCNELRG, translated from the exons ATGGGGACAAGATCACTGATTCAGGAGACAGACGCTGAAAAACACGCAGCTTCAGAGACAGACACACAGGGAGGCAGAGACCTGTGCAGCCCCGGAGGGGACAAGCCGCCCTCTAGCTCCTTCATCTCTAACGagcacctcacccccaccccatccgcAGACAGAGGCGAGGGGAAGAATGAGGAGTTGCGTCTTTATCACCACCTCTTTGACAACTACGACCCCCAAAGCCGCCCAGTGAGGGGGCCTGAGGACACTGTCACCATCTCCCTCAAGGTCACCCTGACCAACCTCATCTCGCTG AACGAGAAGGAGGAGACCCTCACCACCAGTGTCTGGATTGGAATC GACTGGCTCGATTACCGTCTCAACTACAGCAAGGAGGACTTTGGGGGCATAGACGCCCTGCGGGTGCCTCCAGAATACGTGTGGCTCCCAGAGATTGTGCTGGAAAACAA TATTGACGGCCAGTTCGGCGTGGCCTACGATGCGAACGTGCTGGTCTTCGAGGGCGGCTACGTGAGCTGGCTGCCCCCGGCCATCTACCGCAGCACCTGCGCCGTGGAGGTCACCTACTTCCCCTTCGACTGGCAGAACTGCTCCCTCGTTTTCCG CTCTCAGACGTACAATGCCGAAGAGGTGGAGTTCATCTTTGCCGCCGACGATGCTGGCGAGACCATCAACAATATCTTGATTGACACTGAGGCCTATACTG AGAACGGCGAGTGGGCCATCGACTTCTGTCCCGGGGTGATCCTGGAAAGGGACTCCGCGGACGGCCCGGGGCACACTGACGTCATCTACATGCTCATCATTCGCCGGAAGCCCCTCTTCTACGTCATTAACATCATCGTGCCCTGCGTGCTCATCTCGGGCTTGGTGCTGCTCGCCTATTTCCTGCCTGCGCAGG CCGGCGGCCAGAAATGCACTGTCTCCATCAACGTCCTGCTCGCCCAGACCGTCTTCCTGTTCCTAATTGCCCAGAAAATCCCCGAGACGTCTCTGAGCGTGCCGCTGCTGGGCCG GTACCTAATGTTCGTCATGGTGGTTGCCACGCTTATCGTCATGAACTGTGTCATCGTGCTCAACGTGTCTCTGCGGACGCCCACCACACACGCGCCGTCCCCGCGGCTGCGCCAC GTGTTTCTGGAGCTGCTGCCGCGCCTCCTGGGCTCCGGCCCGCCCCCGGAGGCCCCGAAGCCCTCCTCACCCCCGAGGCGGGTTTCGTCGGTGGGCATCCTGCTCCGTGCTGAGGAGCTGATCCTGAAAAAGCCGCGGAGCGAGCTCGTGTTTGAGGGGCAGAG CTGCTCTCTGCCAGAGCCTGAGCGCCGCCGCCCCCGAAATCCGCTGCTGTGTAGATGCAATGAACTTCGTGGCTGA
- the CHRNE gene encoding acetylcholine receptor subunit epsilon isoform X2, with translation MAGVLLCALLLLGLLDRGEGKNEELRLYHHLFDNYDPQSRPVRGPEDTVTISLKVTLTNLISLNEKEETLTTSVWIGIDWLDYRLNYSKEDFGGIDALRVPPEYVWLPEIVLENNIDGQFGVAYDANVLVFEGGYVSWLPPAIYRSTCAVEVTYFPFDWQNCSLVFRSQTYNAEEVEFIFAADDAGETINNILIDTEAYTENGEWAIDFCPGVILERDSADGPGHTDVIYMLIIRRKPLFYVINIIVPCVLISGLVLLAYFLPAQAGGQKCTVSINVLLAQTVFLFLIAQKIPETSLSVPLLGRYLMFVMVVATLIVMNCVIVLNVSLRTPTTHAPSPRLRHVFLELLPRLLGSGPPPEAPKPSSPPRRVSSVGILLRAEELILKKPRSELVFEGQRYRHGTWTAALCQSLSAAAPEIRCCVDAMNFVAESTRDQEATGEEVSEWVRMGKAIDNICFWAALVLFSVGSGLIFLGGYLNQVPSLPYPPCMQT, from the exons ATGGCAGGGGTTCTGCTCTGTGCCCTGCTCCTCTTGGGACTCCTCG ACAGAGGCGAGGGGAAGAATGAGGAGTTGCGTCTTTATCACCACCTCTTTGACAACTACGACCCCCAAAGCCGCCCAGTGAGGGGGCCTGAGGACACTGTCACCATCTCCCTCAAGGTCACCCTGACCAACCTCATCTCGCTG AACGAGAAGGAGGAGACCCTCACCACCAGTGTCTGGATTGGAATC GACTGGCTCGATTACCGTCTCAACTACAGCAAGGAGGACTTTGGGGGCATAGACGCCCTGCGGGTGCCTCCAGAATACGTGTGGCTCCCAGAGATTGTGCTGGAAAACAA TATTGACGGCCAGTTCGGCGTGGCCTACGATGCGAACGTGCTGGTCTTCGAGGGCGGCTACGTGAGCTGGCTGCCCCCGGCCATCTACCGCAGCACCTGCGCCGTGGAGGTCACCTACTTCCCCTTCGACTGGCAGAACTGCTCCCTCGTTTTCCG CTCTCAGACGTACAATGCCGAAGAGGTGGAGTTCATCTTTGCCGCCGACGATGCTGGCGAGACCATCAACAATATCTTGATTGACACTGAGGCCTATACTG AGAACGGCGAGTGGGCCATCGACTTCTGTCCCGGGGTGATCCTGGAAAGGGACTCCGCGGACGGCCCGGGGCACACTGACGTCATCTACATGCTCATCATTCGCCGGAAGCCCCTCTTCTACGTCATTAACATCATCGTGCCCTGCGTGCTCATCTCGGGCTTGGTGCTGCTCGCCTATTTCCTGCCTGCGCAGG CCGGCGGCCAGAAATGCACTGTCTCCATCAACGTCCTGCTCGCCCAGACCGTCTTCCTGTTCCTAATTGCCCAGAAAATCCCCGAGACGTCTCTGAGCGTGCCGCTGCTGGGCCG GTACCTAATGTTCGTCATGGTGGTTGCCACGCTTATCGTCATGAACTGTGTCATCGTGCTCAACGTGTCTCTGCGGACGCCCACCACACACGCGCCGTCCCCGCGGCTGCGCCAC GTGTTTCTGGAGCTGCTGCCGCGCCTCCTGGGCTCCGGCCCGCCCCCGGAGGCCCCGAAGCCCTCCTCACCCCCGAGGCGGGTTTCGTCGGTGGGCATCCTGCTCCGTGCTGAGGAGCTGATCCTGAAAAAGCCGCGGAGCGAGCTCGTGTTTGAGGGGCAGAGGTACCGGCACGGGACCTGGACCG CTGCTCTCTGCCAGAGCCTGAGCGCCGCCGCCCCCGAAATCCGCTGCTGTGTAGATGCAATGAACTTCGTGGCTGAGAGTACGCGAGACCAGGAGGCCACGGGCGAG GAGGTGTCCGAGTGGGTGCGCATGGGGAAGGCCATTGACAACATCTGCTTCTGGGCGGCGCTGGTGCTCTTCAGCGTGGGCTCAGGCCTCATCTTCCTCGGGGGCTACCTCAACCAAGTACCCAGCCTGCCTTACCCCCCGTGCATGCAGACCTGA
- the C6H17orf107 gene encoding uncharacterized protein C17orf107 homolog isoform X1, with amino-acid sequence MKGIPSSLDTLLWVYHFHSSTELLLLLQVALQPPLMSSLELALAAAHEYLAQRFGELSTLEPREPREPEKPPAPEPSLGLVLREATASVMSFGATLLEISALWFQQEARRLDGDDGSLHPTPDAGDPGRALARVAQAAEQGARRAGAAASASARLLFQGAWLCLSVRGLQGSASFLQQWRRQLGLGPSGKPSYSGDLKVASSSSAEDGGPETPPQSPSQLASK; translated from the exons ATGAAGGGGATCCCCAGCTCCCTGGACACCCTGCTGTGGGTCTACCACTTCCACAGCTCCACCGAG CTCCTACTCCTTCTCCAGGTGGCTCTCCAGCCCCCACTTATGTCTTCCCTGGAACTCGCTCTGGCCGCGGCCCATGAATATCTAGCGCAGAGATTCGGAGAGCTGAGCACCCTGGAGCCGCGGGAGCCGAGGGAGCCGGAGAAGCCGCCGGCCCCGGAACCCTCCCTGGGTCTGGTGTTACGAGAAGCCACAGCCAGCGTTATGAGCTTTGGCGCCACCTTGTTGGAG ATCTCAGCCCTGTGGTTCCAACAGGAAGCGCGGCGACTAGACGGCGACGATGGCAGTCTGCATCCAACCCCAGACGCAGGAGACCCGGGTCGAGCCCTGGCCAGGGTAGCCCAGGCCGCAGAGCAGGGGGCTCGACGAGCAGGGGCTGCGGCCAGCGCGAGCGCCCGGCTCCTCTTCCAGGGGGCGTGGCTCTGCCTGTCCGTACGGGGTCTGCAGGGGTCCGCCTCTTTCCTCCAACAATGGCGACGCCAGCTGGGCCTCGGACCCTCCGGGAAACCG AGCTACTCAGGAGACCTCAAGGTGGCATCCAGCAGCAGTGCGGAGGACGGAGGACCGGAGACTCCACCACAGTCCCCGTCCCAGTTGGCGTCCAAATAA
- the C6H17orf107 gene encoding uncharacterized protein C17orf107 homolog isoform X2 gives MKGIPSSLDTLLWVYHFHSSTEVALQPPLMSSLELALAAAHEYLAQRFGELSTLEPREPREPEKPPAPEPSLGLVLREATASVMSFGATLLEISALWFQQEARRLDGDDGSLHPTPDAGDPGRALARVAQAAEQGARRAGAAASASARLLFQGAWLCLSVRGLQGSASFLQQWRRQLGLGPSGKPSYSGDLKVASSSSAEDGGPETPPQSPSQLASK, from the exons ATGAAGGGGATCCCCAGCTCCCTGGACACCCTGCTGTGGGTCTACCACTTCCACAGCTCCACCGAG GTGGCTCTCCAGCCCCCACTTATGTCTTCCCTGGAACTCGCTCTGGCCGCGGCCCATGAATATCTAGCGCAGAGATTCGGAGAGCTGAGCACCCTGGAGCCGCGGGAGCCGAGGGAGCCGGAGAAGCCGCCGGCCCCGGAACCCTCCCTGGGTCTGGTGTTACGAGAAGCCACAGCCAGCGTTATGAGCTTTGGCGCCACCTTGTTGGAG ATCTCAGCCCTGTGGTTCCAACAGGAAGCGCGGCGACTAGACGGCGACGATGGCAGTCTGCATCCAACCCCAGACGCAGGAGACCCGGGTCGAGCCCTGGCCAGGGTAGCCCAGGCCGCAGAGCAGGGGGCTCGACGAGCAGGGGCTGCGGCCAGCGCGAGCGCCCGGCTCCTCTTCCAGGGGGCGTGGCTCTGCCTGTCCGTACGGGGTCTGCAGGGGTCCGCCTCTTTCCTCCAACAATGGCGACGCCAGCTGGGCCTCGGACCCTCCGGGAAACCG AGCTACTCAGGAGACCTCAAGGTGGCATCCAGCAGCAGTGCGGAGGACGGAGGACCGGAGACTCCACCACAGTCCCCGTCCCAGTTGGCGTCCAAATAA
- the CHRNE gene encoding acetylcholine receptor subunit epsilon isoform X1, giving the protein MGTRSLIQETDAEKHAASETDTQGGRDLCSPGGDKPPSSSFISNEHLTPTPSADRGEGKNEELRLYHHLFDNYDPQSRPVRGPEDTVTISLKVTLTNLISLNEKEETLTTSVWIGIDWLDYRLNYSKEDFGGIDALRVPPEYVWLPEIVLENNIDGQFGVAYDANVLVFEGGYVSWLPPAIYRSTCAVEVTYFPFDWQNCSLVFRSQTYNAEEVEFIFAADDAGETINNILIDTEAYTENGEWAIDFCPGVILERDSADGPGHTDVIYMLIIRRKPLFYVINIIVPCVLISGLVLLAYFLPAQAGGQKCTVSINVLLAQTVFLFLIAQKIPETSLSVPLLGRYLMFVMVVATLIVMNCVIVLNVSLRTPTTHAPSPRLRHVFLELLPRLLGSGPPPEAPKPSSPPRRVSSVGILLRAEELILKKPRSELVFEGQRYRHGTWTAALCQSLSAAAPEIRCCVDAMNFVAESTRDQEATGEEVSEWVRMGKAIDNICFWAALVLFSVGSGLIFLGGYLNQVPSLPYPPCMQT; this is encoded by the exons ATGGGGACAAGATCACTGATTCAGGAGACAGACGCTGAAAAACACGCAGCTTCAGAGACAGACACACAGGGAGGCAGAGACCTGTGCAGCCCCGGAGGGGACAAGCCGCCCTCTAGCTCCTTCATCTCTAACGagcacctcacccccaccccatccgcAGACAGAGGCGAGGGGAAGAATGAGGAGTTGCGTCTTTATCACCACCTCTTTGACAACTACGACCCCCAAAGCCGCCCAGTGAGGGGGCCTGAGGACACTGTCACCATCTCCCTCAAGGTCACCCTGACCAACCTCATCTCGCTG AACGAGAAGGAGGAGACCCTCACCACCAGTGTCTGGATTGGAATC GACTGGCTCGATTACCGTCTCAACTACAGCAAGGAGGACTTTGGGGGCATAGACGCCCTGCGGGTGCCTCCAGAATACGTGTGGCTCCCAGAGATTGTGCTGGAAAACAA TATTGACGGCCAGTTCGGCGTGGCCTACGATGCGAACGTGCTGGTCTTCGAGGGCGGCTACGTGAGCTGGCTGCCCCCGGCCATCTACCGCAGCACCTGCGCCGTGGAGGTCACCTACTTCCCCTTCGACTGGCAGAACTGCTCCCTCGTTTTCCG CTCTCAGACGTACAATGCCGAAGAGGTGGAGTTCATCTTTGCCGCCGACGATGCTGGCGAGACCATCAACAATATCTTGATTGACACTGAGGCCTATACTG AGAACGGCGAGTGGGCCATCGACTTCTGTCCCGGGGTGATCCTGGAAAGGGACTCCGCGGACGGCCCGGGGCACACTGACGTCATCTACATGCTCATCATTCGCCGGAAGCCCCTCTTCTACGTCATTAACATCATCGTGCCCTGCGTGCTCATCTCGGGCTTGGTGCTGCTCGCCTATTTCCTGCCTGCGCAGG CCGGCGGCCAGAAATGCACTGTCTCCATCAACGTCCTGCTCGCCCAGACCGTCTTCCTGTTCCTAATTGCCCAGAAAATCCCCGAGACGTCTCTGAGCGTGCCGCTGCTGGGCCG GTACCTAATGTTCGTCATGGTGGTTGCCACGCTTATCGTCATGAACTGTGTCATCGTGCTCAACGTGTCTCTGCGGACGCCCACCACACACGCGCCGTCCCCGCGGCTGCGCCAC GTGTTTCTGGAGCTGCTGCCGCGCCTCCTGGGCTCCGGCCCGCCCCCGGAGGCCCCGAAGCCCTCCTCACCCCCGAGGCGGGTTTCGTCGGTGGGCATCCTGCTCCGTGCTGAGGAGCTGATCCTGAAAAAGCCGCGGAGCGAGCTCGTGTTTGAGGGGCAGAGGTACCGGCACGGGACCTGGACCG CTGCTCTCTGCCAGAGCCTGAGCGCCGCCGCCCCCGAAATCCGCTGCTGTGTAGATGCAATGAACTTCGTGGCTGAGAGTACGCGAGACCAGGAGGCCACGGGCGAG GAGGTGTCCGAGTGGGTGCGCATGGGGAAGGCCATTGACAACATCTGCTTCTGGGCGGCGCTGGTGCTCTTCAGCGTGGGCTCAGGCCTCATCTTCCTCGGGGGCTACCTCAACCAAGTACCCAGCCTGCCTTACCCCCCGTGCATGCAGACCTGA